In Sorghum bicolor cultivar BTx623 chromosome 8, Sorghum_bicolor_NCBIv3, whole genome shotgun sequence, one genomic interval encodes:
- the LOC8071525 gene encoding uncharacterized protein LOC8071525, with translation MASPNMSNASASASHSIGSAATNTTDIKAPLWDHVTILEKPRTGGGNAMWRCKYCPMQKLSSYTRVEAHLLQKGGKGIGKCPNVTYEMLSEMRKEIERCKNLVERSKSRTVSLPTAPSSSNTDGNKRNKTGPVSALEKAWALEDRKHLDALISRAIYSGGVSFNFLRNPYLREAFTFACSRNMQGYVIPGYNRVREGLLKQERRHIETLESTKSTWAEKGVTICSDGWSDPQRRPIINFVAVSDKSPMFLRADNCEGDYKSKEYIAEKLKGIIEEVGRHNVVQIITDNAANCKGAGLIIESEYDNIFWTPCVVHTLNLALKSICEPKIGNNPSDEELFTWGQLEFIHDVKTEAAMIKNFIMNHGMRLSMFNEFGRLKLLSIAETRFASVVCMLKRFVEVKSALQQMVISDKWSVYREVRDDSPTPTAQIVKDLILNDVWWDKVDYILKITTPIYEMIRLTDTDTPCLHLVYEMWDSMIEKVKKVIYRYEGKQEDEQSDLYSVIYDILIARWTNGNNPLHCLAHSLNPRYYSKKWLEEGPGREPPHKDKEVSKMRMVCFKKFFPMSDELAKVKDSRFSSCSEEFNDPDSIHDRWAVSPMTWWTNHGQSAPQLMSLAMKLLSEAPLVNQELKCDTILVPGG, from the exons ATGGCATCTCCAAATATGAGCAACGCTAGTGCAAGTGCTAGTCATAGCATAGGATCTGCAGCCACAAATACAACAGACATCAAGGCTCCACTTTGGGATCATGTCACCATTCTGGAGAAGCCTAGAACTGGTGGAGGGAATGCTATGTGGCGCTGCAAGTACTGTCCAATGCAAAAACTGAGTAGTTACACTAGAGTTGAAGCTCATTTGCTGCAGAAGGGAGGAAAGGGAATAGGTAAATGTCCTAATGTTACATATGAAATGCTTAGTGAAATGAGGAAGGAAATTGAAAGGTGCAAGAATCTAGTGGAAAGATCCAAGTCAAGAACTGTTTCTTTGCCTACTGCTCCTTCCTCAAGCAATACTGACGGCAACAAGAGAAACAAGACAGGGCCTGTTTCTGCATTGGAAAAGGCTTGGGCTTTGGAAGACCGTAAGCACTTGGATGCTTTAATCAGTAGAGCAATTTATTCTGGAGGGGTATCGTTCAATTTTCTGAGAAATCcatatcttcgagaagcctttACCTTTGCTTGCAGCCGCAACATGCAAGGTTATGTGATTCCTGGTTACAACAGAGTTAGAGAGGGACTTTTGAAGCAAGAAAGGAGGCACATAGAGACTTTGGAGAGCACAAAGAGCACATGGGCAGAGAAGGGAGTCACAATCTGCTCTGATGGTTGGTCTGATCCTCAGAGGCGACCAATCATTAATTTTGTTGCTGTTTCTGACAAgtcacctatgttcttgagggctGATAATTGTGAAGGTGATTACAAATCCAAAGAATACATTGCAGAAAAGTTGAAGGGCATAATTGAAGAAGTAGGTCGACATAATGTAGTTCAAATCATTACAGACAATGCTGCAAATTGCAAAGGTGCTGGTCTCATAATAGAATCTGAGTATGATAACATATTTTGGACACCATGTGTTGTGCACACCCTCAATCTTGCTTTGAAAAGTATATGTGAACCTAAAATAGGAAACAATCCTTCTGATGAAGAATTATTTACTTGGGGGCAACTTGAATTTATACATGATGTTAAAACTGAGGCTGCTATGATAAAGAATTTCATTATGAATCATGGCATGCGGCTTTCAATGTTCAATGAGTTCGGCCGTTTGAAGTTACTTTCTATTGCTGAAACAAGATTTGCCTCTGTTGTATGTATGTTGAAGCGGTTTGTTGAGGTAAAATCAGCCCTTCAACAAATGGTGATTAGTGACAAATGGAGTGTGTACAGAGAAGTCAGAGATGATTCTCCAACTCCAACAGCCCAAATTGTCAAGGACTTGATACTTAATGATGTATGGTGGGACAAGGTGGACTACATTCTTAAGATCACTACTCCTATATATGAAATGATTCGTTTGACAGACACCGACACACCATGTCTTCACTTAGTTTATGAGATGTGGGATTCAATGATAGAGAAAGTGAAGAAAGTCATATATCGATATGAGGGAAAGCAAGAAGATGAGCAATCAGACTTGTACTCGGTTATTTATGACATATTGATTGCTAGGTGGACAAATGGAAATAATCCACTTCATTGTTTAGCTCATTCACTTAATCCAAG ATATTATAGCAAAAAGTGGCTTGAAGAAGGTCCAGGCCGTGAACCACCCCACAAGGATAAAGAGGTATCAAAAATGAGGATGGTTTGcttcaagaagttctttcccatgtcaGATGAATTGGCTAAAGTAAAAGACTCAAGGTTCTCTAGTTGTTCAGAAGAATTTAATGATCCTGATTCAATCCATGATAGATGGGCTGTTTCCCCTATGACTTGGTGGACAAATCATGGACAGTCTGCTCCCCAATTGATGAGTTTGGCCATGAAATTGCTTagtgaagcgcccctggtaaaccaggaactcaaatgtgatacaatactagtcccaggaggctag